The DNA region GGTACCAGTCTTCGAGACGGTCGAGGTAGGAGTCCTCTGTCTCCTCGACGCTCTCGGTTCGATGACTCATTGGCCGAAAGGACTGGGAAAACCCGCATAAGCCTTGCCATCTCTCTACGGCCGAGGCTGCCGCACCGTACGTCGTATTCTCCGTCTACAGCCCTCGATGCGCCGTCGAAGCGACGATCGCCGTTCCGATTCGGCGTTCCGTTTTCGACGGCGAAACAACTGTCAGAGTCCGGCGAAATTCCCTGTGTGATTCGGTGGGGCGGCGTCCCACCGACCGCCCTAGCGCATCTCGCCCGTCAGGTCGCGAACGACCCACCACGCGTCGTTTCTGAGGCGACCGTTCGCCGCGAGCAGCGACGCGAAGTAGGCGAGGCCGCCGACACAGAGCACGAGAGCGAGCGAGAGTACCCCGGAGACGCCGCCGAGAAGCACGTACACGGCGGCGACGACGAGCATCATCGACAGCGTCGCCGCCGCCTGACTCCCGACGTCGGCGGCCACTTCCCGCGTCGGTCTGTATTCGAGATTCCGCCACAGCAGCAGGCAGCTGCCGCCGAAACTCAGCGTGGTCACGAGACCGAGGCCGATGGTCCCGGCCAGCTCGGCCAGCGGGAGGACGAAGATCGCGTACGTCACGATGAGCACGACCGAACTCGACGCGCTGATGCGCGGCCGATTCGTCCCGAGGAAGTACGATTCGAGGACGCTCCGGTAACCGTTTGCGAGGTTCGCCAGCGCGAGCACGGCGATGAGCAGGTTGCCGACGCCGAGGACGACACCGCCGAACGAGACGGTTCCGGGGTCGGTGCCGTAGACGACGCGGAGCAGGTCGTTGCCGACGACGAGGCCGCCGCCGAGCGCCGGAATCGCGAACAGCCCGGTGTACGTCAGCGACTTGGCGAGCAGTTCGCGTATCCGGTCGCCACGGTCGTTCGCTTTCAGTCGGGAGAACTCAGGCAACGAGACGTCCGACAGCGCCGACGAGAACAGCATCGCCGCCTCCGTCAGCGTGAACGAGATCTTGTACAGCCCGGCCGCGCTCGTCCCGAACAGCTGTCCGAGGACGAGGTAGTCCGCCTGCTTGAACAACTGCGACCCGAGCGACTGGAGGTAGGTGTACTTCGAGAAGGAGACGAAGTCGCCGACGAGTTCGCGCGACGGGAGCGCCGGAATCACCCGCGCGTAGCCGAGATACGCGACGAGAAACGTCGCGAACTGCCCGAGGACGAGCCCCCACAACAGCGCGTAGACGCCCTGACCGGCCACCAGAAGCGCGGTCTGAATCCCGACGATGACGACGTACCGACCGTTCTCCAGAAAGCCCGCGAGTGCGACCTGTCCTTTGCCTTCGAGAAACGCGCCGGTCAATCGCATCAGACTCCACGAGAGGATGCCGAGCGGAACCAGTAGCGCCGCCTCGGCGTCGAGGATGTCGTTGACGAGTGGGGCGGCCGCCGCAAAGGCAACCGCCGACAGCGCCGTCCCGACGAGGACGATGAGGGCGCCGCTGGTGAAGTGTTTCGCCTGATTTTCGCCCTCGCTCACCCGCTTGGTGACGGCGCTGAACAGTCCGAAGGTGACCATCGTCGCCGCGGCCATCTGGAAACTCGTGAAGATGGCGTAGACGCCGAGCCCCGTCGTTCCCAGTAGCTGCGTGAAGTACACCGTCCCGGCGAACCCGGCGACGGTGCCGAGGACGTTCGCGACGAACCGCTTCGACACCTCCGCGCCGACGTTCATTATTCGAGGTATCCGAGTTCGCGCAGGCGGGATTTGACCTCCGTCTCGCGCTCGTCGTCGCCGGAGACGCCGCCCTCGCTCACCGCGCCCCCGCCGACGAAGTCGTAGTAGTCGGGGTCGCGCTCCGCGGCGTCGCTACCGGACGCGAACACGTCTAGCACGTCGCCATCTATCGACTCGGGGAGGCGACGGCCGAGCGCGTGCAATACTGTCGGCGCGATGTCGGTGATGTGAGCACTCTCGACGGTGCCGGTACGGAACGACGGGCCGCGCGCGAAGAAGATGCCGTTGCGGGCGTGGCCGCTCGTCGAGACGTCGAACAGCGGCGACTCCGCGTCGAACCGCGAGGAGGCGTGGACCTCGGGCGTCTCGATTATCATGGCGAGGTCCGGCGTGTGCGGGCCGCCGCGGTCGAGTTCGACGAAGCGTACGTCGAGTCCCACGTCCTCGGCTGAAGCGGCGAGTGCTTCGCGGGCCTCCGCGACGATTTCGGCGCGCTCGTCGGCGTTGTCGGTGAGCGCGTACACCATCGTCGTCTTCTGGCCGATGTCGGCCAGCGCACGAGTCCGCTCCCAGTCGATGCGACCGAGGCTGATGGCGTTGTCGAGACCGAGCGTCGACCCGCTCGGGAGGTCGGCCACGTAGCTCTCGGGGACGACGTTGCGCGCGAGCGTCAGCAGGCCGACTCGACCCAGCACGTCGCTGGCGGCGTCGCGGAGTTTCCCGAGCGCCTGTTTCCTGCCGTCGCCGCTCTCGTTGAGGTGGACGAGACCCGCCCGCGACAGCGCGTAGTTCGGTGCGAACTTCTTCGACACGGCCTCGAAGCCGTGGTCGCTCATCACGACCACGTCCTCGTCCTCGTGGGCGTCGAGAAACTCGCCGAGTCGTTCATCGACGCGGTGGTACACCTCGAACAATGGATTGGAGTCGTCGGGGTCGGTCGACCAGTAGTGGTGGGCGACGCGGTCGGTGGCGCGGATGAGTCCGACCGCCAGTTCGGGGTCTTCCTTCTCGATGAAGTGCTCGAAGCCGTCGAAGCGCTTGTCGACGAGCGAGAGACTCTGGTCGACGTACTTTCGGCTTCCAGGCGTCGCGTCGTTGCGGAGTTTGTACTCGCCGACGACCGACTCCAGCTCGTCCCAGCGCTCCTCTGGGTAGCTGTAACTCTCCTTGTACTCGGGGGCGGCGGCGACGATGGTGCCGTCGATGGCCTGCCACGGGTACGACCCGGGGATGTTGAACACGACGCAGCGACCCCCTTGGTCGTCGACGACGTCCCACATCTTCCCGGGGATGAACTCGTCGTGGCTCAAATCTAGCTCGCGCGTCTCGCGGTTGAAGTGCGTGAAGCCGTATACGTCGAGTCGCTCGGGGTTTCTGCCGGTGGCGAAGGCGGGCCACGCCGGAACCGTGATCTCCGGGATGGTGCTCTCTAAGTCGCCGTGGACGCTCTCCTCGTAGAGGCGGGCGAACGTCGGGAGGTGGCCCGCGTCGACCCACGGACGAAGCAGCGAGTGGGTCGCGCCGTCCAAGCCGAGGACAATCATGCCGGAAGCGATGTGGGTTCCGAGTAAAAGCCGTTCGGTCTCTGAAGCAAAGGGCGTCGTTTCCAGCTATTTCCGCAGGAGGCATAGAGTAGAGAGCAGAAACGAACGGTCTCCGCGGAAGCCCCCGGCCTCTTCCGAAGTCCCACCCGGAGTGAACGGTCAGTCGGTCATCGCTCCCGGTTTGTTCGACTCCCACTCGCCAAATAGTGGCCTGCGTTCAACTACTCCAGATACCCCAAATCGGCGAGTCGACTCGCCACCTCGTCGTCGTCGGTCCGCGCGCGCCCGCCCACGTCGAACTCGGGGTACGTCTCCGGGTCGGGTCCCGAAACACAGCCGAGCACCGACCCGTCCATCTCGACGTCAGGCGCGATACCGAGGGTCGCCAACACGGTCGGCGCGACGTCGAACAGGTGCGCGCCCGAAAGGTCGGCGTCCGCGTCGACGCCCGCGCCCGACACCGAGACGACGCCGTCGAGCTTGTGGTTCCACGGTTCGGGGTCGCTGAACTGCTCGCCGACGAGCGCCGACAGCGAGTGCTCGAACTCAGTAGGGACGGTGACGATATCGACCGCTTCTTCGGCGTACGGTCCCTCGAACACCTCCTCTCGCGGAGCTACCCGCTCGAACACCGGCTCTCCGTCGGGCGTCTCCGCTGCGCGCAGTTCGTCCATCAGCGCATCACGGACGGCGTCGTACTCGTTCTCCGGAACCGCTCCCTCGGGCTCTCTCCCCACGACGTTCAGCCGAATTCCTAACTCCGAGGGCGAGCGGAGGTACGCCTCAGATGCCGCGAAGTCGACGGACTCGCTGGCGGCGAAGACGACGGAGACGGGAACGTGGCGGCCGACGAACTCCGCGAGGCCGACTCGGTCGAGAATCGCCTTGCCGCGCTGGTAGGTCAGCCCTGCGCGCGCTGCTGCGGCGGCGACGGTCGAGAGTAGCCGTGTCCCACTATCGCCGCCGTCGCGGCCGCGTTCTCCGGTGTCGCCCGACCCCGATTCGTCGGTCAGTTCGTCGTCCTTTATCTGGAACCACGAGGGGACGTCCTGCCCGCCGCGGGCGGTGACGACTCGGCCCTGTTCTTTCAGGAACTGGTTGACGCGGAACTCGTAGCCGTCGTACTCGCCCATGCCGTGGTCGCTGGCGACGACGACGACGTCGGGGTCACAGACCTCCAAAATATCGGTGAGTTCCTCGTCGACGGCGCGGTAGATGTCTCGGACTTTCGCCTCGTCGCCGGGGAAGTCGTGGAAGACGGCGTCGGTCTTCTGGAACTGGACGAAGCCGAACTCGGGGTCGAAGCGGTCGGCGAGATAGCGGAACGCCCCGCCGCGGAGGTGCGTCAGTTCGACGTAGTCGCGGAACTTCGCCTCGTCGCTGCGGCGTTCGTCGGTCTCCCGTTCGGCGTAGACGCGGTAGGGGCCGACCGCCTCCTCGATCTCGTCGAGCAGTCCCTCGGGATGACAGCGCGGGCTCTCCGCGGCCAGATAGCCGGGCACGAGCGCGCCGTCGAACTCCCGCGGCGGGGCGGTGACCGGCGCGTTGACGACGACGCTCGTCATCCCCGCCTCGTCGGCGTACTCCCACATCGTCCGCGCCTTCACGTCCGTCGAGTTGACGATGTCCCACTCGTAGCCGTCGAAGGAGAGGAAGTCGAAGACGCCGTGTTTTCCGGGGTTCTTGCCCGTGTACAGCGAGGGCCACGCGCTCGCGGTCCACGGCGGAATCTGCGATTCGAGCGGCGCAGTCGCGCCCGCCTCGAACAGCGAGCGGAGCGTCGGCAGGTCCCCGTCGTCGAACAGCGGTCGAAGGACGGGCAGACAGGCGGCGTCGAGTCCGACCAACAGGGTTCGCATGGTTTCCCGCACAGGCTTGGCGGGTAAAACGTTCCCTATCTGTTCGTTCGAGGTACGACTCGGGGCGGGCCGGGCGAGCTATTCGAGGTATCCCAGTTCCCGCAGGTTCCGCTCGACGCCTGCGCTGTACTCTTCGTCCCCGCTTCCGTCGACGACGTACTCCTCGCCGAGCGTCTGGGTCAACTGCTCGCGCAGCGAGTCGGCGAGTTCCGGGTCGTCGACTTCCTCGCCGGTTCGTACGTCGCACAGTCGTTCGCTGCCGTCCGAGCGGCGCTCGAACCGATGCGTCGCCGTCCGAATCGACTTCTTCCCCGTCTCGAACGCGGCGAGCGTCTCCCTCGACACCTCGGCGGCCGCCTCCCGGTCGCGCTCGTCCATAATCGCCGTCTCGGCGAACACGGCGTCGTGCTCGTTGCCCGAATCGACTCCGTTGTCCGCGTCGTCACCGAACAACGCCCGCCCGCTCGTCGCCTCCGGGGCCTCGACGCCCGAGAGGTCGCACAGCGTGTCGAACAGGTCGACGAGCGAGACGAGGTCCGAGCGTCGCTCCCCGGCGGGAACCTCGGGGCCGCTCACGACGAGCGGGACGTGCAGCAGTTCGTCGTACAGGAAGTAGCCGTGGTACATCGTTCCGTGCTCGCCGA from Haloprofundus halobius includes:
- a CDS encoding oligosaccharide flippase family protein, which produces MNVGAEVSKRFVANVLGTVAGFAGTVYFTQLLGTTGLGVYAIFTSFQMAAATMVTFGLFSAVTKRVSEGENQAKHFTSGALIVLVGTALSAVAFAAAAPLVNDILDAEAALLVPLGILSWSLMRLTGAFLEGKGQVALAGFLENGRYVVIVGIQTALLVAGQGVYALLWGLVLGQFATFLVAYLGYARVIPALPSRELVGDFVSFSKYTYLQSLGSQLFKQADYLVLGQLFGTSAAGLYKISFTLTEAAMLFSSALSDVSLPEFSRLKANDRGDRIRELLAKSLTYTGLFAIPALGGGLVVGNDLLRVVYGTDPGTVSFGGVVLGVGNLLIAVLALANLANGYRSVLESYFLGTNRPRISASSSVVLIVTYAIFVLPLAELAGTIGLGLVTTLSFGGSCLLLWRNLEYRPTREVAADVGSQAAATLSMMLVVAAVYVLLGGVSGVLSLALVLCVGGLAYFASLLAANGRLRNDAWWVVRDLTGEMR
- a CDS encoding alkaline phosphatase family protein — translated: MIVLGLDGATHSLLRPWVDAGHLPTFARLYEESVHGDLESTIPEITVPAWPAFATGRNPERLDVYGFTHFNRETRELDLSHDEFIPGKMWDVVDDQGGRCVVFNIPGSYPWQAIDGTIVAAAPEYKESYSYPEERWDELESVVGEYKLRNDATPGSRKYVDQSLSLVDKRFDGFEHFIEKEDPELAVGLIRATDRVAHHYWSTDPDDSNPLFEVYHRVDERLGEFLDAHEDEDVVVMSDHGFEAVSKKFAPNYALSRAGLVHLNESGDGRKQALGKLRDAASDVLGRVGLLTLARNVVPESYVADLPSGSTLGLDNAISLGRIDWERTRALADIGQKTTMVYALTDNADERAEIVAEAREALAASAEDVGLDVRFVELDRGGPHTPDLAMIIETPEVHASSRFDAESPLFDVSTSGHARNGIFFARGPSFRTGTVESAHITDIAPTVLHALGRRLPESIDGDVLDVFASGSDAAERDPDYYDFVGGGAVSEGGVSGDDERETEVKSRLRELGYLE
- a CDS encoding alkaline phosphatase family protein: MRTLLVGLDAACLPVLRPLFDDGDLPTLRSLFEAGATAPLESQIPPWTASAWPSLYTGKNPGKHGVFDFLSFDGYEWDIVNSTDVKARTMWEYADEAGMTSVVVNAPVTAPPREFDGALVPGYLAAESPRCHPEGLLDEIEEAVGPYRVYAERETDERRSDEAKFRDYVELTHLRGGAFRYLADRFDPEFGFVQFQKTDAVFHDFPGDEAKVRDIYRAVDEELTDILEVCDPDVVVVASDHGMGEYDGYEFRVNQFLKEQGRVVTARGGQDVPSWFQIKDDELTDESGSGDTGERGRDGGDSGTRLLSTVAAAAARAGLTYQRGKAILDRVGLAEFVGRHVPVSVVFAASESVDFAASEAYLRSPSELGIRLNVVGREPEGAVPENEYDAVRDALMDELRAAETPDGEPVFERVAPREEVFEGPYAEEAVDIVTVPTEFEHSLSALVGEQFSDPEPWNHKLDGVVSVSGAGVDADADLSGAHLFDVAPTVLATLGIAPDVEMDGSVLGCVSGPDPETYPEFDVGGRARTDDDEVASRLADLGYLE